In Mya arenaria isolate MELC-2E11 chromosome 1, ASM2691426v1, the genomic stretch CGGTTGGTCGGCCCGTCGGTCGACCAAAGCATGTCCGAGTGTCTTAACACGACAATTCCTGGAATTATGGTCATCAAACTAGACATGACGGTTTGGCCTGACCAAAAGATGACCCCTAATGaatttaggggtcattgggtaaaaggtcaaggttttACGTGAAAAGGTTTTCCGAGTGATAACAACAATGCCTGTACTCATGGTCATTATACTTGACAttgaggctgggcctgaccagtagatgacccctatttattttagggagtcatcaggtcaaaggtgaaggtcacattgaccttgaatgcgaaaaggtcCGGGTGATAACACGACAATGACTGTacacatggccctcaaactcgaATGTTGATTCTGACCAGTAGACCACTATTGAATTTGTGATCATCAGGTCaaaaagtcactgtgaccttcagcacaaaaagcttgtctgattgataactGAAGAATGCCTCGGCATACCCAAATTTTTTTTTCACGAAATAGAGACTTTCTCTTAAGATTAAGAATGAAAATGTACGactgtatttaaatacattttcttgATATTACAAAATGAGAAACGTACATATGACTTGCTAGAATATTGCAAGCTATTATTTTCGACTATTTAATTGGAAATAAGGAACATGTTTAGCATGCGATAGCCTGTGATTTGTAttgtgatttattatttaaatttaagctTTCATCGTAAAGCTAGTAAATAGACTGTGTCAGTATGTCATTGTGTTTGTCTAAAATGAAGTTTCCTTTTACATAAAGAATCTACCAAGTGTATAGAATATGTTAGATTATCGACTTTCTGCGCATATTATTGTATAAggtatcaataaaatattgcaggagttaacttataaaaaaacttgtacacttaaaatacttttaagtgTACTTAGCAATATTCTTGGGAACAATACACCAATACAAACATCAACAACCCAGAACAGGTTATCCAAATTCGGCCCCTGCCGGACATTAGCTTCAGCGCTCTGACCAACCAGGCCACAAACTAATTAACTTTCTCCCTGACTGGCGAGAGAAGTGATCAAGCACATTTGACATATGCCAGACAGTTGTTCCAGCTTTCTGACCAACCAGGTCACAAACTAATTATCTTACTTCATGACAGGTGAGAGAAGTGGTCAAGCACATTTGGCACATGCCGGACAGTTGTTCCaccaatatttgattttaaacgtGAACACATGATATCCCCGGTACTTGGTAAACGTCCTGATTACAGGCTCGAGAAGTGGTCAACCACATTCGGCACATGCCGGACAGTTGCTCCAGCGCCCTGACTGACCAGGCCACAACTGAGTGCATAGATAAACTACACGCTCTACTGAGTGAGCCAGCACTGCAGACGCGATCAGAGGTCGTACAGGCTTGTAAACAACTGGATGAGGTAAACCTTTAATCTAACATAGTATGGTTACGGTTTGATAATGTTCAGTCTTATTGAGGACtccaaaacaaaacactcaCAATCAGTCCGACACCCTCTTCAACAGTTCAACAGAAACACATACATCATATTAAGACATTCATTTACATTGGCTAGAGACTTTCCAACAAGACGCTAACCTAGAAGTCCCTACGGAGAATGATGTCCAATTAGACGATGATGTATTTATTAAGTACATCGGGTATATTCGGCAGTACCGGAATCTCACGAGACTTCGCGCACTTAAGCTGCATGCTGCTTAATATGCGAACAATCTCATTTTATCTACTTAGACCACGGTCACTCTAATCCAACAAATCAGCATTCGCTATTTCATTGCTCCATTCCTCCTATACACGTTGTACCAtcaaaagtatatatacaactCCTAAAACACGGGGCATATGGATCAATTTTGATGAACATTTAAGCATGAATCTGTATTCATAGGCcaagaaaaataatatgtaatttatcagaatttatcattattttttttagttgttACCACGTTGGGTTTagttatatattcaaaaaaagttCAATGTTATTTACTGTCATCATGATTTATATTATAGTTCATACAGGTCACATTCCTCAATTATacttatttgttaatatttacttataatgaaactttaaacagtTATCAAGCTGTATGGTTTGACCGTTCATCAGTAGGTATCTATTTCGTCTCAATAAACATTCATAATGTAAACAGCGGCTATAAAAGATGAAGAACAATGAAAAACGATCCAATGCCAGTtgcaaattaattatatttattgtgttgAATTCCATCTAAAAgtgcaatattaacaatattatgaCACAAGTACAGTTATCAAAACCCTTACTCGAGTCGTTCACgacaaaactattatttaagaGTACGAAATGCACCTAAAGTAGTTTTGCCCCACTAGGGTCGGGGCTTGGTTTGTTTAGCTCGTACTCATAGGATATAAAGACAACCTGATGATTGCGTAAAATTATTTTGGCATAAGGAAAGTCCAATGGTGGCGTTCTCAATTCCGACTGTAGTGTATCGTCCGATGTATAAATATCAGGTCAACCCGAAAGACCCCTCTCCCGCTGCACCAACCACTGTGCCATACTTACGCAAAACACTGACTTGTGCATTAGGGTGTTctaattttagatatttttccTTGTTTTTTAGCGTTGGTACCTAGTTCAATGGTGACAAATATACATCCAAAGAACAATTAATAATActgaatgtttttatataatttccgACATTTATTCTCTAACCATAGAAAAATCTCGATTGAGCCAAACAAAAATACGCATTGTTTGCGGTATTTAAATTCATATGGTATTTGGATTTTATGATTCTTTAGATTGAAGACAGGAACCAAACCTCCTTGCTTTAGTTCACGTAGTCTAAGTAGGATAGACTCCTCGTGGACGTATCTATGAGATATAAACCCTCGCTACGCTCGTTGTCTATCCTATACATAAGTTCTACTGAGAAAAGAAGGAAACACGGGCTGAAACAGAGACATGGCAAACATAGAATGAACAGTATATATCCTATAGACGTGTAAATGACATTTAGTTCTTATATCCGTTAAGGTGTTTAGTATCcacacatttacatgtataatatataaccAGGGATATTGCTATGTTTTTCTTCTGCATAAATCATTATACATTCGAAACAAAAAGGAGGCTTTTCAGTCGTGATTGTTTATGTAAATCACTGTTGACAAAGTACTCACAGGTaacaaaatataagtaaaacCGGTTCTTTTCAGCTGAAGACAGCCGACATATCCAAAGATGTGCATACATGTGAGTATATCTGCCAAGAGTTACATGCTGAATTCCAACAGAGGCTTGCAGATATTGAACTGAAACTACAAACACACATAATCGATATAGAAAGCGCTAAAGAATGTATACACACTGAGAGCAAACAATTTCATAAGAATCTGAATGCAGTATCGGCAGCACTAGAACATTTTTCTGACAATGCGATGCACGACTTGTTAAGGACTAAAGACAACATCCTTCTGTCTATTAAAGAAGAGAGAAGAAGGATCATGGATCATATAACTTTTTTGGAACGAAAGGCTACAGAACACATCGAACAATCAGCAACAGATGGTAAAAGAACAATTGAGATATATGTTAGGGAAGAGAAACGACAGGCTACAGAACACATTGAACACTTTGTAACAGATGGTAAAAGAACGCTTGAAGATCAGACAGAGAGACTTGTGAAACGGCTTCGTAAAGAAGAAGTCGAACATTTAGAACAAAAGAAACATGGTGAGTATTTACAATTTACTATTCGTTTATAGTGTCTATAAATTCTTAGTAGCGAATTAACGATGGTttagtattgtttttataaattagcATGCCATGAAAACgctaattttgtataaaaactaTCACTGTggcttttcaatatttttgtgcGAATTTTAACGACTCACATGTAAAGCCTATACAAACGTAACCGTAAAATGATGAGAGGACCacaaatttaactttttattttcaaagttagCAAGTGTACGTGTCGAAGTGTttgtaaaaactgtaaataataGGTTGAAAACGCATACATCAGTGGAAACATAATTTAACTGGCCATACGATAAGCtatattacatttcaaaacacTGATTTTTCagattatttacaaaatgaccATTTTACCTTGATACCGGACAGGACACGTTATGCAAGCCAAATTAGttgtattttatgataaaagtcGTTTTCAACCTGGATATATCACGgtctgtacatattttgttatgtacGGAAACTTACTTAAAAGCTGGTGCCCAAAAGACTTATAACTGAAAGATAATGCGTATTTTTGCTTTAACATCTGttacatttttaatgttatattttttttatctttgaatcATGTAATTATTTCccagatttaaagaaaaagttgaTCAACCATTACAAAACAACTTCTGTTAGAATGAACGTCCGATTGGACATCGATGCAGCTGTAGAAGACATTTATGAAAAGCCAAAACTgatattgaaaaacaagaacaacaatgATGGGAAATTCCAAGATGAAGATATATCAGAAATGAATAAGATGTTTCAGATGAACAATGGCAAGATGGCTAAAACAATATTCGTCGAGGGCGGACCGGGCTCTGGGAAGTCCGTACTTTGCAGAAAAATTGTAAATGACTGGTGCAAACTTAAACAAGACAGCACTAaggagacacacagacagacgaAATTTTAAGCCAGATTGAGTTCTTATTCTACATTAGACTTCGTGAAGTTGAGAATAAATGCAAGGTCAAAGAAATGATATTACAATGTTTGATTGAACTCATTCAGTCAGATGAAAAGGGATCAAATGAATTGCTTACAGAGATTTTAAAATCGGAACATTGTCTTTTACTGCTTGATGGCTTAGACGAGTGGACGCATCGCACTGAATGTAAACTTGATGAACGAATTCCTCATGTTGAAACAAGTTGGTTGCACTGTACAACATTGATAACAACACGACCGTACAAACTAGCTGAAGTGAAAGTAAAGCTCTCACAGCTTGGCAACCATGTGCTGTTGCATGGTGTTCAGTCACCCAAGAAACTTGTTCGAAGAATACTTGGGGAGTTAGGAAGAAGTCATCAAGTAGAAGGGGATACAGATACCTGCGTTAACGACATTAAATTGAAAGGTCTGTGGCATTTCACAGATGTTCCAATCATGCTGGTACACATTGTTTGGCTCTGGCATAGAGGCAAGTTAAAAGATAAAATGACTTTGTATTCAGTGTAcaggaaaataataaaagaacgGTGGTGTGAAATGTGCGAAAAGAAACACATACAGGAGAAAGAACTTccaaatagttttctttttgggtTGGGTGAATTAGCTTTCCAAAAACTGTTTTCTGCTCGCGAGGACGAATCCAtcgtttttaaaattaaagggGCTCAACTAGAGaaatttggaaaatataaaCAGACGTCCCTTGAATCTGGCATCATTTCATGCAGCAACAGAGCAGGTGAAAGATCAGCGTCTTTTCAATTTTTGCACCAAACGATTCAAGAGTATTTGTCGGCATGGTATTTAGCGAATTGTGGACCAGATTTGTCCGAAATGTGCAAACACATTCAAACGGTATATTTACACAACAGGAGTGAAAGTGTAACCAGCTTGTCGgagatgtttatttttctttgtggCGTGAATAAAACTGCTGCTGAAGTGTTTTCCAAAACATTAAATGAGTTGTTTACTGTACACTGTAAAAGACATGGTTATTCAGCTGACAAAGCTTGGGAATTCCAAAACATGATACTGCGAGGCTACGGCGAGGCGAATAGAAGTGGAAATTCCGGGACGGAATTTGAGTTATGCTTGCAGCATATTGTTCTTGGTAAGGAAGGATGGAGGGAAAATGAATCAGAAAATGATCTTACGGCCAGAAAAAAGTCAGCGTTGAAAGTTTGTTTGcgaaatagaaaacaaaaccTCGTGTCATTGCATATAGGTGGAAATATGAATCTATGTTCTGTGCTGCAGTTCACGGAAGATCA encodes the following:
- the LOC128230073 gene encoding uncharacterized protein LOC128230073, whose protein sequence is MATYCTKQRYQHALHALSKMYKTDVPISYCFSGELVKEHAYGQARGIDALTLKNTKAENWAHSPWEIAKVFMPPAGYENKTTIEETDFNGIAAFIINCKRFRGKITGSICEKAREVVNHIRHMPDSCSSALTDQATTECIDKLHALLSEPALQTRSEVVQACKQLDELKTADISKDVHTCEYICQELHAEFQQRLADIELKLQTHIIDIESAKECIHTESKQFHKNLNAVSAALEHFSDNAMHDLLRTKDNILLSIKEERRRIMDHITFLERKATEHIEQSATDGKRTIEIYVREEKRQATEHIEHFVTDGKRTLEDQTERLVKRLRKEEVEHLEQKKHDLKKKLINHYKTTSVRMNVRLDIDAAVEDIYEKPKLILKNKNNNDGKFQDEDISEMNKMFQMNNGKMAKTIFVEGGPGSGKSVLCRKIVNDWCKLKQDSTKETHRQTKF